The proteins below are encoded in one region of Pristis pectinata isolate sPriPec2 chromosome 37, sPriPec2.1.pri, whole genome shotgun sequence:
- the LOC127586684 gene encoding arrestin red cell has product MGDKSGTRVFKKSSPNCKLTVYLGKRDFIDHLEHVDPVDGVVLVDPEYLKDRRVFVTLTCAFRYGREDLDVLGLSFRKDLFVATFQAFPPLPEEKKPLTRLQERLVKKLGENAFPFFFTLPQNLPCSVTLQPGPEDTGKACGVDFEIRAFCSKTMEEKIHKRNSVRLVIRKVQYAPEKPGPQPMAETTRNFLMSDRSLHLEASLDKELYYHGEPISVNVHVTNNSTKTVKKIKISVRQYADICLFSTAQYKCPVAQLEAEDQVSASSTFCKVYTLVPLLDHNREKRGLALDGKLKHEDTNLASSTIVKEGANKEVLGILVSYRVKVKLVVSRGGDVSVELPFVLMHPKPVEQPPSRPQSVLPEIEPPVDTNLIEFETNFSQDDDIVFEDFARLRLKGLKDEKDDDHFC; this is encoded by the exons ATGGAGTTGTCTTGGTCGACCCCGAATACCTAAAGGACAGGCGAG TCTTCGTAACGCTGACCTGCGCCTTCCGCTATGGGCGGGAAGACCTGGATGTCCTGGGGCTCTCCTTCAGGAAGGACCTATTCGTCGCCACGTTCCAGGCCTTCCCGCCCCTTCCCGAGGAGAAGAAGCCCCTGACCCGCCTCCAGGAGCGGCTGGTGAAGAAGCTGGGAGAGAACGCCTTCCCCTTCTTCTTCACG ctcccGCAGAACCTGCCGTGCTCGGTGACGCTGCAGCCTGGCCCAGAGGACACTGGGAAG GCTTGTGGTGTAGATTTTGAAATCCGGGCCTTCTGCTCGAAAACCATGGAGGAGAAGATTCACAAGAG GAACTCTGTGCGACTGGTGATCCGGAAGGTGCAGTACGCTCCGGAGAAGCCTGGACCCCAGCCAATGGCGGAGACCACCAGGAATTTCCTGATGTCCGACAGATCCCTCCACCTGGAGGCATCGCTGGATAAGGAG CTGTACTACCACGGGGAGCCAATCAGTGTCAACGTCCACGTGACCAACAACTCGACCAAAACCGTGAAGAAGATCAAGATTTCCG TGCGGCAGTATGCGGACATCTGCTTGTTCAGCACCGCCCAGTACAAGTGCCCGGTGGCCCAGCTGGAGGCTGA GGACCAGGTGTCGGCAAGCTCTACCTTCTGCAAGGTCTACACCCTGGTGCCGCTCCTTGACCACAACCGGGAGAAGCGAGGGCTGGCGCTGGACGGAAAACTCAAGCACGAGGACACCAACCTGGCCTCCAGCACCAT AGTGAAGGAAGGAGCCAACAAGGAGGTCCTTGGCATCCTGGTGTCCTACCGGGTGAAGGTGAAGCTGGTGGTGTCCCGAGGAGG GGACGTGTCAGTGGAACTGCCTTTTGTGTTGATGCACCCCAAACCCGTCGAACAACCTCCCTCCAGACCACAGTCAG TTCTCCCCGAGATTGAACCCCCTGTCGACACGAACCTAATCGAGTTTGAAACCAA TTTCAGCCAAGACGACGACATCGTGTTTGAGGACTTTGCCCGCCTGCGTCTAAAGGGATTGAAAGACGAGAAAGATGACGATCATTTCTGTTAA